The Phaenicophaeus curvirostris isolate KB17595 chromosome 27, BPBGC_Pcur_1.0, whole genome shotgun sequence genome has a segment encoding these proteins:
- the KCTD9 gene encoding BTB/POZ domain-containing protein KCTD9, producing MRRVTLFVNGSPRNGKVVAVYGTLSDLLSVASSKLGIKATSVYNGKGGLIDDIALIRDDDVLFVCEGEPFIDPQTDGRPHEELTGSHTDWLTLNVGGRYFTTTRSTLVNKEPDSMLAHMFKDKDAWGNKQDHRGAFLIDRSPEYFEPILNYLRHGQLIVNDGINLLGVLEEARFFGIDSLIEHLEIAIKNSQPAEDHSPISRKEFVRFLLATPTKSELRCQGLNFSGADLSRLDLRYINFKMANLSRCNLAHANLCCANLERADLSGSVLDCANLQGVKMLCSNAEGASLKGCNFEDPSGLKANLEGANLKGVDMEGSQMTGINLRVATLKNAKLKNCNLRGATLAGTDLENCDLSGCDLQEANLRGSNVKGAIFEEMLTPLHMSQSVR from the exons ATGAGGCGGGTCACGCTGTTCGTTAACGGCAGCCCCCGGAACGGGAAG GTCGTGGCCGTGTATGGGACTTTATCCGATTTGCTGTCGGTGGCGAGCAGTAAGCTAGGAATAAAAGCAACCAGCGTTTACAATGGAAAAGGTGGACTCATTGATGATATTGCTTTGATTAG GGATGATGATGTTCTATTTGTCTGTGAAGGGGAACCATTCATTG ATCCTCAGACTGATGGGAGACCTCATGAAGAACTGACAGGGTCACACACAGACTGGTTAACGCTCAATGTTGGAGGCCGGTACTTCACCACTACACG gaGCACTTTGGTTAATAAAGAACCTGACAGCATGTTGGCTCACATGTTTAAAGATAAAG ATGCTTGGGGAAATAAGCAAGATCATAGAGGAGCATTCCTAATTGACCGCAGTCCTGAGTATTTTGAGCCAATTTTGAACTATTTGCGTCACGGACAGCTCATTGTAAATGATGGCATTAATTTGCTAG GTGTTCTGGAAGAAGCCAGGTTTTTTGGTATCGATTCACTGATCGAACACCTAGAAATAGCTATTAAG AATTCACAGCCAGCGGAGGATCATTCTCCGATATCACGGAAGGAATTTGTCCGGTTCCTACTGGCAACCCCAACCAAGTCCGAACTGCGATGTCAG GGTCTTAATTTCAGTGGAGCAGATCTCTCACGGCTGGATCTTCGATACATAAACTTCAAGATGGCAAATCTAAGCCGATGCAACCTCGCGCATGCCAACCTCTGCTGTGCGAATCTGGAAAGAGCTGACCTCTCTGGATCCGTGCTTGAC TGTGCAAACCTTCAAGGGGTGAAGATGCTGTGTTCCAATGCAGAAGGAGCATCGCTAAAAGGTTGCAATTTTGAAGATCCATCGGGCCTAAAAGCTAATTTGGAAG GTGCAAACCTGAAAGGTGTTGACATGGAAGGCAGCCAAATGACGGGAATTAATCTCAGAGTTGCAACGctgaaaaatgcaaaactaaAAAACTGTAACCTTAGAGGAGCAACTTTGGCAGGAACCGATTTGGAA AACTGTGATCTGTCGGGTTGTGATCTCCAAGAAGCCAACTTGAGGGGGTCTAACGTGAAAGGAGCTATCTTTGAAGAGATGCTGACACCTTTGCACATGTCTCAGAGCGTCAGATAG
- the CDCA2 gene encoding cell division cycle-associated protein 2, translated as MHRRSRNKSAPLEAKENESGFTKKQDEASFHDLLKDQKVCKVTKSKVVKASKKENLNYIKGFEEESCHREVSSFYLPSVSNSGKSPTLLKFRRRSTIGLRGSPENNALIQYIAQQRSKTQEEAYSQVSPFKEKDVRSLKDKIDAFQMSFTSIEEAEGETGSSGLSQVQEASQEIGCSQNKVLIIKEQNLELWRNKFISDSGGADLKENSIQNSKKTGSCSSEKPKKRVTFGEVLSPEIFDPMLPASTPLCKGATPVRQPSLQSNSPSAGPGLVEELVSQLNFDCQKCDLFCLKECTEPLQEVVEDSLAVDDLLPVGKAEADTDKADTFLSVEEQGVICSIISEGTDCSISEATDTKDAEETKNPRKNKSRRQKTTTTSATKRTQKVKRATVGKRRKKTVKKSLYGEREMASKKPLLSPIPEIPEVLFSASSPCSPEANEFFSGNIKSGNAHKDVQQKSVVKRTRGKSIGAVPVHSGSKDLDALEANSSNDAAFQVSDDDLKSLCVIDRKLSDVVPDAMCVLDTSEYFQQGKETACVKDAEESGFLMENEKSQGQLLDKAEQLGTLEFLEQQDTSIPEGAQGTRCPQEDSVRGNLSRKRSSAIYFPPVEKLGIIGNDLSGSPFNIEKVLSVPHLQNDSLEPRRRRSYNSGDKRVRRSMRLCKDAEAEGLAWIQIPSEVQKDPPCPTSAGKKGRTISTSILRESENVHHLERNLVQFSASGKENNNSFDLADRPCKKWRRKPMCLSTPQEIRTWSQTRRKSMTSSVFKKDRNNKKHSEEVEVPIESNSNA; from the exons ATGCACAGGCGATCCAGGAATAAAAGTGCTCCCCTGGAAGCTAAGGAAAATGAGAGTGGATTCACCAAAAAGCAGGATGAGGCCTCTTTCCATGATCTGCTAAAAGACCAGAAGGTTTGCAAAGTGACTAAATCAAAAGTGGTAAAGGCGTCCAAGAAGGAGAATTTGAATTACATCAAAGGCTTCGAAGAGGAATCATGCCACAGAGAGGTATCTTCCTTCTATCTTCCATCTGTCTCCAATTCAGGGAAGTCTCCAACGTTATTAAAATTTAGACGAAGATCAACAATTGGATTACGAGGGTCACCAGAAAATAATGCCCTTATTCAATACATCGCCCAACAGAGAAGCAAGACGCAAGAAGAGGCTTATTCCCAG GTTAGTCCTTTTAAAGAGAAAGATGTCAGGTCGTTGAAGGACAAGATAGATGCCTTTCAAATGTCTTTTACATCAATAGAAGAAGCTGAAGGGGAGACTGGCTCCTCTGGACTTTCACAAGTGCAAGAGGCTTCCCAGGAAATAGGCTGCT CTCAGAACAAAGTGCTTATTATAAAAGAGCAGAACCTGGAACTGTGGAGGAACAAGTTCATATCAGACAGCGGTGGGGCTGATCTGAAAGAAAACTCAATCCAAAACAGCA AGAAAACTGGAAGCTGTAGCTCTGAGAAGCCAAAGAAAAGAGTTACTTTTGGAGAAGTTCTAAGCCCAGAAATATTTGACCCAATGTTGCCTGCAAGTACTCCTTTGTGCAAAGGTGCAACTCCAGTCCGTCAGCCCAGTTTGCAAAGCAATAGCCCTTCTGCAGGGCCAGGTCTTGTTGAGGAACTAGTATCCCAGCTGAACTTTGAT TGCCAAAAATGTGACTTGTTTTGTTTAAAGGAGTGCACTGAGCCCCTTCAAGAGGTAGTGGAGGATTCTCTTGCCGTAGATGACCTCTTACCTGTTGGCAAGGCAGAAG CAGACACTGACAAGGCTGATACCTTCCTTTCAGTAGAAGAACAAGGTGTTATC TGCAGCATCATTTCAGAGGGGACCGATTGCAGCATCTCAGAAGCCACAGATACTAAGGATGCTGAAGAGACTAAAAATCCAAGAAAGAACAAGTCTCGAAGACAAAAAACTACAACCACATCTGCTACCAAAAGGACACAA AAAGTAAAACGTGCAACTgttgggaaaagaagaaagaaaacagtaaaaaaatctttatatgGGGAAAGAGAAATGGCTTCAAAGAAACCTCTTCTCAGTCCTATCCCCGAGATTCcagaggttttgttttctgcctcaTCTCCATGCTCACCAGAGgcaaatgaatttttttcag GTAATATCAAATCTGGGAATGCTCACAAGGATGTTCAACAGAAGTCGGTTGTTAaaagaacaagagggaaaagCATCGGTGCAGTTCCTGTGCATTCAGGCTCGAAGGACCTGGATGCTCTTGAAGCCAACAGCTCCAATGATGCAGCGTTTCAGGTGTCGGATGATGATCTGAAGTCCCTTTGTGTCATTGATCGTAAG ctttcaGATGTTGTGCCAGATGCAATGTGTGTGCTTGATACATCTGAGTATTTCCAACAAGGTAAAGAGACTGCATGTGTAAAAGATGCAGAAGAAAGTGGTTTCTTGATGGAAAATGAGAAATCACAAGGACAACTCCTAGATAAGGCAGAGCAGCTCGGCACACTAGAATTCCTGGAACAACAGGACACCAGCATACCTGAGGGAGCCCAAGGAACTCGGTGTCCCCAAGAAGATTCTGTAAGAGGTAATCTatcaagaaaaagaagtagTGCCAtctattttcctcctgttgAGAAACTGGGAATAATTGGAAACGATCTTTCAGGTTCTCCTTTTAACATCGAAAAAGTCTTATCTGTTCCTCACCTACAAAATGACTCCTTGGAGCCTCGTAGAAGAAGGAGCTATAATAGCGGTGACAAGAGAGTGAGGCGCAGTATGAGACTATGTAAAGATGCAGAAGCTGAAGGGCTTGCATGGATTCAGATACCCAGTGAGGTTCAAAAggaccctccctgccccacatctGCTGGCAAAAAGGGGAGAACAATAAGCACATCCATCCttagagaatcagagaatgttCACCATCTAGAACGAAATCTGGTCCAGTTTTCAGCCTCAGGGAAAGAGAACAATAACTCTTTTGACCTTGCTGATCGTCCTTGCAAAAAGTGGAGGAGGAAACCCATGTGCTTATCCACACCTCAAGAGATAAGAACTTGGTCTCAAACTCGGAGAAAGAGCATGACAAGTTCTGTATTTAAGAAggacagaaataacaaaaaacacTCTGAAGAAGTAGAAGTACCTATTGAAAGTAACTCTAATGCTTAG